One Paenibacillus sp. FSL W8-0186 genomic window carries:
- a CDS encoding LysR family transcriptional regulator, whose translation MELRQLLYTLKIAEERNFSRAADKLHIAQPSLSQQLSKLEQELGVKLFQRNTSTVELTHAGASFIKHARKIMDAVEQLRQEMDDISQLRAGRVVIGSMPITGSHLLPYVLPAFKEAYPDIQVTLLEDTSLNLEKLTAGGGTDLSLLSLPLQEPSLTYETIGEEKIDLAIPPNHYLADPGNRPPGGVALEQLSGESFIVLKKGQGFRKIMIDLCRSAGFDPDIVFESNNIETVQSLVAAGMGITLVPRFIARAKRSELIPVYVPLAEPVPSRTLVIAYRKGRYLSKAAEAFIDTFRTTIETRMKEEP comes from the coding sequence ATGGAATTAAGGCAGCTCCTTTATACACTGAAGATTGCTGAGGAGCGTAACTTCTCCAGAGCGGCCGACAAACTCCATATCGCTCAGCCGTCGCTCAGCCAGCAATTGTCCAAGCTTGAACAGGAGCTGGGCGTCAAATTGTTCCAGCGTAATACGAGCACCGTAGAGCTTACGCATGCCGGAGCCAGCTTCATCAAGCATGCCCGCAAAATTATGGATGCCGTCGAGCAGCTTCGCCAGGAGATGGACGACATTTCCCAGCTGCGCGCCGGGCGCGTAGTCATCGGAAGCATGCCGATAACTGGCTCACATCTGCTGCCCTATGTTCTGCCGGCGTTTAAAGAAGCCTATCCCGATATACAGGTTACTCTGCTTGAAGATACATCCTTGAACCTGGAGAAGCTCACGGCAGGCGGCGGCACGGATCTCAGTCTGCTTTCCCTGCCGCTGCAGGAGCCTTCTTTAACCTACGAAACGATCGGCGAGGAGAAAATCGATCTGGCCATCCCCCCGAACCACTACCTCGCCGACCCCGGCAATCGGCCCCCGGGCGGAGTAGCTCTGGAGCAATTGTCCGGCGAATCCTTCATCGTCCTAAAGAAGGGCCAAGGCTTCCGCAAAATCATGATTGATTTATGCCGTTCTGCAGGATTTGACCCCGATATCGTGTTCGAGAGCAATAACATTGAGACCGTCCAATCCCTCGTTGCCGCAGGAATGGGCATTACCCTTGTACCGCGCTTTATTGCCCGGGCCAAGCGCAGCGAGCTGATTCCGGTGTATGTCCCGCTGGCGGAGCCGGTTCCAAGCCGCACGCTCGTAATTGCTTATCGGAAAGGACGCTATCTGTCCAAGGCAGCCGAAGCTTTCATCGATACGTTCCGCACAACTATTGAGACTCGAATGAAGGAAGAGCCATAA
- a CDS encoding carbon-nitrogen family hydrolase, translating to MTQQQTSWNIAMIQCDIRMGRPAENREIVESWMEKAVSQAVKPDVIVLPEMWNTGYALEQIHELADVDGRETREWISGFARRNAVRIVAGSIAEKRGGDVYNTMRIYDGSGEEVASYSKMHLFRLMQEEKHLAPGESAVTFDLDGQTSGASICYDIRFPELMRTLALTGAKVLFVPAAWPHPRLHHWRTLLMARAIENQMYVIACNRTGLSGKDNFFGHSMIIDPWGEVIAEGGEEEGIIAGQIDLSLVDEVRSRIPVFEDRRPSLYNVTP from the coding sequence ATGACTCAGCAGCAAACATCATGGAACATCGCCATGATTCAATGCGATATTCGTATGGGCAGACCCGCGGAAAACCGCGAAATCGTAGAGAGCTGGATGGAGAAGGCGGTCAGCCAGGCCGTCAAGCCGGACGTCATCGTATTGCCGGAAATGTGGAACACGGGCTACGCGCTGGAGCAAATCCATGAATTGGCGGACGTGGACGGGCGCGAGACCCGGGAGTGGATCTCCGGCTTTGCACGGCGTAATGCGGTTCGCATTGTAGCCGGTTCGATTGCGGAGAAGCGCGGGGGAGACGTGTACAATACGATGCGGATTTATGACGGGAGCGGTGAAGAGGTCGCGTCTTATTCCAAAATGCATCTGTTCCGGCTCATGCAGGAGGAGAAGCACTTGGCGCCAGGGGAGTCCGCGGTGACCTTTGACTTGGACGGACAAACCTCGGGTGCTTCCATCTGCTACGATATCCGCTTTCCCGAGCTTATGCGCACGCTTGCGCTGACGGGCGCTAAGGTATTGTTTGTGCCGGCGGCATGGCCGCATCCCCGTTTGCATCATTGGCGGACACTGCTGATGGCCAGGGCGATCGAGAATCAAATGTACGTTATAGCCTGCAACCGCACCGGACTAAGCGGGAAAGATAACTTCTTCGGCCATTCGATGATTATCGATCCGTGGGGGGAAGTCATCGCCGAGGGCGGAGAAGAGGAAGGCATCATTGCCGGGCAGATTGATCTGTCTTTGGTCGACGAGGTTCGTTCCAGGATTCCGGTGTTCGAGGATCGGCGTCCAAGCCTGTATAATGTAACACCTTAA
- a CDS encoding pyridoxal phosphate-dependent aminotransferase — protein MSQQNRPQGDSLFPIQAADVMDKLPKQFFASLVQSVNREISQGHDVINLGQGNPDRPTPEHIVRAAQQAVANPQYHKYSPFQGYSFLKEAVCQRYREDYGVTLDPEKEVAILFGGKTGLVQIVQILLNPGDLCLVPDPGYPDYWSGAALAGAEMSFMPLREDNAYLPDYGAISPLDRKRAKLMFLNYPNNPTSATAPLSFYEDTVRFAAENQIVVASDFAYGAIGFDGQKPVSFLQAEGAKEVGVEYYTLSKTYNMAGWRVAFALGNEKIISLINLLQDHIYVSLFGGIQEAAKVALTAPQDNVAELVAVYQSRRDALFDALAQIGWEARKPSGSFFSWLPVPSGWDSASFARKLLTEAKVAVAPGIGFGQHGEGYVRVGLLSSEDRLREAVQRIGKLGMF, from the coding sequence ATGAGCCAACAAAATCGACCACAGGGAGACTCCCTTTTTCCTATTCAGGCCGCTGACGTCATGGATAAGCTGCCGAAGCAGTTTTTTGCTTCGCTTGTCCAAAGCGTGAACCGGGAAATTTCACAGGGTCATGATGTGATTAATCTCGGTCAGGGCAACCCCGATCGCCCTACGCCCGAGCATATCGTTAGAGCCGCGCAGCAAGCCGTGGCCAATCCGCAGTATCATAAATATTCCCCGTTTCAGGGCTACAGCTTCCTCAAAGAAGCCGTCTGCCAACGCTATCGTGAAGACTACGGGGTTACGCTGGATCCGGAGAAAGAGGTTGCCATTCTATTCGGCGGCAAGACCGGGCTTGTCCAGATCGTCCAGATTTTACTTAATCCTGGCGACCTGTGCCTGGTTCCCGATCCGGGATATCCCGATTACTGGTCGGGTGCTGCTCTCGCCGGAGCCGAAATGTCCTTCATGCCGCTGAGAGAGGACAACGCCTACTTGCCGGATTATGGAGCCATCTCGCCCCTTGACCGCAAGCGGGCAAAGCTGATGTTCCTGAATTATCCGAATAATCCGACTTCGGCTACGGCGCCGCTGTCCTTTTATGAAGACACCGTCAGGTTTGCTGCCGAGAACCAAATCGTTGTCGCGAGCGATTTCGCCTACGGGGCCATCGGTTTTGACGGCCAAAAACCCGTAAGCTTCCTGCAAGCGGAAGGCGCCAAAGAAGTGGGCGTGGAGTACTACACCTTATCCAAAACCTATAATATGGCCGGCTGGCGTGTTGCCTTTGCGCTTGGAAACGAAAAAATTATTTCGCTGATCAATTTGCTGCAGGATCATATATATGTGAGCTTGTTCGGCGGCATTCAGGAGGCGGCCAAGGTCGCGCTGACGGCTCCCCAGGACAACGTCGCCGAGCTTGTAGCCGTGTATCAATCCCGCCGTGACGCTCTTTTCGATGCACTGGCGCAAATCGGTTGGGAAGCACGCAAACCGAGCGGCTCCTTCTTTTCCTGGCTGCCGGTGCCTAGTGGCTGGGACTCCGCCTCCTTCGCCCGCAAGCTGCTTACCGAGGCCAAGGTCGCCGTTGCACCAGGGATCGGCTTTGGCCAGCATGGAGAAGGCTATGTCAGAGTCGGGCTGCTGAGCAGTGAGGACCGCCTGCGCGAAGCGGTGCAGCGAATCGGCAAGCTTGGCATGTTCTAA
- the proB gene encoding glutamate 5-kinase: MLRRIVVKIGSSSLTSPEGGLNRAAIDYFASELAALHGLGCQVLLVTSGAVAAGFREIGYPERPKLLHEKQAAAAVGQALLMQNYREALSEHNVASAQILLTRSDFQNRKRTGNASMAIEELLKRQVLPIINENDTVSVDELKFGDNDTLSALVANLLRADHLIILTDTDGLYTEDPRINPSAKRIGQVDEITDDIYAIAGGAGSAVGTGGMRSKIDAAKIATRGGVSVFVGKMTLPGQLKDILEGQGQGTYFETRSSTLPRKKQWLGFLSTPLGTLTVDQGAEEALIHGGRSLLPVGVRQAQGYFHAGDVVEVVNQDKETLGRGIVNYDSEQLQDIMGLASTEVVKKLEGIHRLEVIHRDEWISLKL; this comes from the coding sequence ATGCTACGCCGCATCGTTGTCAAAATAGGGAGCAGCTCGCTGACTTCACCGGAAGGAGGATTGAACCGGGCAGCTATCGACTACTTCGCCTCTGAATTAGCCGCCCTCCACGGGCTCGGCTGCCAGGTACTGCTGGTCACCTCCGGGGCAGTAGCCGCCGGATTCCGGGAGATCGGCTATCCGGAGCGTCCAAAGCTGCTTCATGAGAAGCAGGCTGCGGCTGCCGTAGGGCAAGCGCTGCTTATGCAAAATTACCGGGAAGCGCTATCCGAGCACAACGTCGCCTCGGCTCAAATCCTGCTGACCCGCTCGGATTTCCAGAACCGCAAGCGCACGGGCAATGCCAGCATGGCCATCGAGGAGCTGCTTAAGCGCCAGGTATTGCCGATTATCAACGAGAATGACACCGTATCCGTCGATGAACTGAAATTCGGCGATAACGACACCTTGTCCGCGCTGGTTGCGAACCTGCTGCGCGCAGATCATTTGATCATATTAACGGACACGGACGGCCTGTATACGGAGGATCCGCGCATCAATCCATCTGCGAAGCGCATCGGGCAGGTGGACGAAATCACAGACGATATTTACGCTATTGCGGGCGGTGCCGGTTCTGCCGTCGGTACGGGAGGCATGCGCTCGAAGATCGATGCCGCAAAGATCGCCACCCGGGGCGGCGTATCTGTATTTGTCGGCAAGATGACGCTGCCCGGCCAGCTGAAGGACATTCTGGAAGGACAAGGCCAAGGGACATACTTTGAAACGCGCTCCTCTACTCTGCCGCGCAAGAAGCAATGGCTTGGATTTCTATCCACGCCGCTGGGGACGCTGACTGTAGATCAAGGCGCTGAGGAAGCGCTTATCCATGGCGGCCGCAGCCTGCTTCCCGTCGGCGTAAGACAAGCTCAAGGATATTTTCATGCCGGGGATGTCGTTGAAGTTGTCAATCAGGACAAGGAAACGCTGGGCCGGGGAATCGTGAACTATGATTCTGAGCAATTGCAGGATATTATGGGATTAGCGAGCACAGAAGTCGTCAAGAAGCTGGAAGGCATCCACCGTCTCGAAGTCATTCATCGGGATGAATGGATTTCATTAAAATTATAA
- a CDS encoding glutamate-5-semialdehyde dehydrogenase translates to MSEVRQKAELARKTASILNSLTTEQKNQALLNCAQALIDHSEAIIEANKEDLQRGRENGTSVSLLDRLALTEERISGIAEGLRQIVELPDPVGETLETIDRPNGLHIVKKRVPLGVIGIIYEARPNVTVDALGLCLKTGNAVVLRGGSSALSSNRKIVEIIHESLSGSAVPRDAVQLIEDPNRSSVDELIKLNGLIDVVIPRGGSSLIQTVVQNASVPVIETGAGICHTYLDASADPSMAADITMNAKVQRPSVCNAMETLLVHKDFAQSHLADIAGKLREASVELRGCDETLRLISWAKPAAEEDYATEYNDYILNIKIVDSLDAALRHIDRFGTKHSECIVTENGPNAERFQQEVDAAAVYHNASTRFTDGFEFGFGAEIGISTQKLHARGPMGLPALTSSKYIINGSGQIRK, encoded by the coding sequence ATGAGCGAAGTAAGACAAAAGGCAGAACTTGCCCGAAAAACAGCAAGCATATTGAACAGTCTGACCACAGAACAGAAAAACCAGGCATTGCTGAACTGCGCCCAGGCTTTGATCGATCATAGCGAAGCCATCATTGAAGCAAACAAGGAAGACCTGCAGCGCGGCCGGGAGAACGGCACTTCGGTTTCCCTGCTGGATCGTCTGGCGCTTACAGAAGAGCGTATCTCCGGCATTGCGGAAGGCCTGCGCCAAATCGTGGAACTGCCGGATCCGGTCGGGGAGACGCTGGAGACGATCGACCGTCCTAACGGCCTGCATATCGTCAAGAAGCGAGTGCCCCTTGGCGTAATCGGCATTATTTATGAAGCGCGTCCGAACGTGACCGTCGATGCCCTTGGCCTGTGCCTAAAGACCGGCAATGCTGTCGTACTGCGCGGCGGCTCCTCGGCCTTGTCCTCCAACCGCAAAATCGTGGAGATCATCCATGAATCTCTGTCGGGCAGTGCCGTTCCTCGCGATGCGGTGCAACTGATCGAAGATCCAAACCGTTCTTCGGTTGACGAACTGATCAAGCTGAACGGCCTGATTGATGTTGTCATCCCGCGCGGCGGCAGCTCGCTGATCCAGACGGTCGTTCAGAACGCAAGCGTGCCCGTCATCGAGACCGGTGCCGGCATCTGCCATACGTACCTGGATGCGTCAGCGGATCCGTCTATGGCCGCAGACATTACGATGAACGCTAAGGTTCAGCGCCCTTCGGTGTGCAACGCAATGGAGACGCTGCTTGTGCATAAGGACTTTGCGCAGTCCCATTTGGCAGACATCGCTGGCAAGCTGCGCGAGGCGAGCGTAGAACTGCGGGGATGCGATGAGACTCTACGCCTGATCTCCTGGGCCAAACCTGCGGCTGAAGAAGATTACGCTACCGAATATAATGATTACATTCTTAACATCAAGATCGTCGATAGCCTGGATGCGGCTCTGCGGCATATCGACCGCTTCGGCACGAAGCATTCGGAATGCATTGTGACCGAGAATGGTCCGAACGCGGAGCGATTCCAGCAGGAAGTCGACGCTGCGGCAGTATATCATAATGCTTCCACCCGCTTTACGGATGGATTCGAATTCGGCTTTGGAGCCGAAATCGGAATCAGCACTCAGAAACTGCATGCCAGAGGACCGATGGGTCTGCCTGCGCTAACCTCAAGCAAATACATCATTAACGGCAGCGGACAGATTCGGAAATAA
- the proC gene encoding pyrroline-5-carboxylate reductase, with protein sequence MTINNTNNAPSICFYGAGSMAEAIVRGLIHRKVAPPESITMLNRSNQERLAHLESAYGIKTGRSDAEKESSLISASVIVLAMKPKDAGEALKALGPKLNQEQLIVSVIAGLSISTIQALLGYKAPIARTMPNTSSSIGFGATGISFSGEVNETQTAQVLKMFEAVGTVQVIPEEQMEILTGVSGSGPAYIYYMMEAMIEAGIEGGLSVEQARELTVQTVLGAAAMMKETGEEPAKLRKDITSPNGSTQAALETLAAGSFNATVKAAVHRAAERSKEMGEAVKEALL encoded by the coding sequence ATGACGATAAACAACACGAATAACGCCCCTTCGATATGCTTCTACGGCGCCGGCTCCATGGCGGAGGCTATCGTGCGAGGACTGATCCATCGCAAGGTAGCCCCGCCGGAATCCATTACGATGCTGAACCGCAGCAATCAGGAGCGGTTAGCCCATTTGGAGTCTGCCTACGGCATCAAAACGGGACGCAGCGATGCGGAGAAGGAATCGAGCCTCATCTCCGCATCGGTCATCGTCCTGGCCATGAAACCCAAAGACGCTGGAGAAGCGCTCAAGGCGCTAGGACCGAAGCTTAACCAAGAGCAGCTCATCGTATCCGTCATCGCGGGACTTTCCATCTCTACGATTCAAGCCTTGCTTGGATATAAGGCGCCGATCGCGCGTACGATGCCTAACACTTCTAGCTCGATCGGTTTTGGCGCCACCGGCATCTCCTTCTCTGGTGAGGTGAACGAAACGCAAACCGCTCAGGTACTGAAAATGTTCGAAGCCGTTGGCACCGTTCAGGTCATCCCCGAAGAGCAAATGGAGATTTTGACCGGTGTATCTGGAAGCGGCCCGGCATACATCTATTATATGATGGAAGCGATGATCGAAGCAGGCATCGAAGGCGGGCTTAGCGTAGAGCAGGCACGCGAGCTTACCGTACAGACCGTGCTCGGTGCTGCTGCCATGATGAAGGAGACGGGTGAAGAACCAGCCAAGCTCCGCAAGGACATCACTTCCCCGAACGGCTCCACGCAGGCAGCGCTCGAGACGCTGGCAGCCGGCAGCTTCAACGCTACCGTCAAGGCAGCCGTGCATCGCGCCGCCGAGCGCTCCAAGGAAATGGGCGAAGCCGTAAAGGAGGCATTGTTATGA
- a CDS encoding 2,3-diketo-5-methylthiopentyl-1-phosphate enolase: protein MSYCTATYRIYDDKADFHKKAESIAVGMTVGTWTELPQVKQDQMRGHLGRVESVQIHDSQGGVPGERYADVSISYPDINFTSDIPALLITVFGKISMDGKIKLLDLKLSDAFLSAYSGPKFGIQGVRELLGVPHRPLLMSIFKSVIGYDLNGLREQFMAQALGGVDLIKDDEILFENPLTPIEQRVRVCREAAEEAKQVTGKELLYAVNLTGRTSSLKEQALRAIDAGATALLFSVLPYGFDVLHELSSDPDITVPIAAHPSLAGALYPSPHYGIAASLLLGKLMRIAGADLVLFPSPYGSVVMPREENLAIQRELITPELAIRSSFPVPSAGIHPGLVPQILSDFGTDVVVNAGGGIHGHPDGASSGGRAFLQAIDASLNGVPLEQAAESLPELKAALDIWGGRK from the coding sequence ATGAGCTATTGTACGGCCACGTACCGTATTTATGATGATAAAGCAGACTTTCATAAGAAGGCCGAGTCCATCGCTGTCGGCATGACCGTCGGTACATGGACTGAACTGCCGCAGGTTAAGCAGGATCAGATGCGGGGACACCTCGGGCGGGTCGAGAGCGTCCAGATCCATGACTCGCAAGGCGGCGTGCCGGGGGAGCGTTATGCCGACGTATCGATCTCCTACCCGGACATCAATTTTACTTCTGACATTCCGGCACTGCTCATTACTGTCTTCGGCAAAATTTCTATGGACGGCAAAATCAAACTGCTCGACCTGAAGCTGTCCGATGCTTTTCTCAGCGCCTATTCCGGTCCGAAATTCGGCATCCAGGGCGTTCGTGAGCTGCTTGGCGTGCCTCATCGCCCGCTGCTCATGAGCATCTTCAAATCCGTCATCGGTTATGACCTGAACGGACTCCGTGAACAATTCATGGCTCAGGCGTTGGGTGGCGTCGATCTCATCAAGGATGATGAGATCCTGTTCGAGAACCCGCTGACGCCTATTGAGCAGCGCGTACGCGTATGCCGCGAGGCTGCGGAGGAAGCCAAACAGGTTACCGGCAAGGAACTGCTCTATGCGGTCAACCTGACTGGACGCACGTCGTCCCTGAAGGAGCAAGCACTGCGGGCGATCGATGCAGGTGCAACCGCCCTGCTGTTCAGCGTACTGCCGTATGGCTTTGACGTCCTGCACGAGCTGAGCAGCGATCCGGACATTACCGTGCCAATCGCAGCGCATCCGTCGCTTGCAGGAGCGCTCTACCCATCGCCGCATTACGGCATTGCCGCATCCCTGCTGCTCGGGAAACTCATGCGCATTGCCGGAGCCGATCTGGTTCTTTTCCCTTCTCCTTACGGATCGGTCGTCATGCCGCGGGAAGAGAACCTGGCCATCCAGCGCGAGCTCATAACCCCAGAGCTGGCGATCCGCAGCAGCTTCCCTGTGCCATCCGCGGGCATCCATCCCGGACTCGTTCCGCAAATCCTAAGCGATTTCGGTACGGATGTTGTCGTAAATGCCGGGGGCGGGATTCATGGCCATCCAGATGGTGCCAGCAGCGGCGGCCGCGCCTTCCTGCAAGCGATCGACGCCTCATTGAACGGGGTGCCGCTCGAGCAGGCGGCAGAGAGCCTGCCTGAACTGAAAGCTGCGCTCGATATTTGGGGAGGTCGCAAATGA
- a CDS encoding 2-hydroxy-3-keto-5-methylthiopentenyl-1-phosphate phosphatase, which translates to MNSRKQPVIFCDFDGTITLSDNIVAIMKHFKPEGYEPIMEQILSHDISIREGVGRMFALLPSSMKREVTDFVLGQAGIREGFAEFLSYLRERGIPFYVTSGGIDFFVLPLLAPFDIPKEHIYCNGADFSTEGIEITWPNPCDEHCDNDCGMCKTTVMRRFPASQYERILIGDSLTDFEGAKLADRVYSRARLTEKCQELGVNHTPFETFHDIRQDLIQREGDIIRK; encoded by the coding sequence ATGAATAGCCGTAAACAGCCCGTCATTTTCTGTGATTTCGACGGGACGATCACATTAAGCGATAATATTGTAGCGATTATGAAACATTTCAAGCCTGAGGGCTACGAACCGATCATGGAGCAAATTTTATCCCACGACATATCTATCCGTGAGGGAGTCGGGCGGATGTTCGCCCTGCTCCCTTCCTCCATGAAACGGGAGGTTACGGATTTCGTCCTAGGGCAAGCCGGCATTCGCGAAGGCTTCGCAGAATTTCTAAGCTATTTGCGCGAACGAGGCATTCCGTTTTATGTGACCAGCGGCGGGATCGATTTCTTTGTACTGCCGCTGCTCGCCCCTTTTGATATACCGAAGGAGCATATCTACTGTAATGGTGCCGACTTCAGCACCGAAGGTATCGAGATCACGTGGCCGAATCCCTGCGATGAACATTGCGACAATGACTGCGGCATGTGCAAAACGACGGTCATGCGGCGATTCCCGGCCAGCCAATACGAACGCATCTTGATTGGCGACAGCCTGACGGACTTCGAAGGCGCCAAGCTGGCGGACCGCGTCTATTCCCGAGCCCGCCTGACGGAGAAATGCCAGGAACTCGGCGTTAACCACACGCCGTTTGAAACTTTCCATGACATTCGCCAAGACCTTATTCAACGAGAAGGAGATATAATAAGAAAATGA
- the mtnB gene encoding methylthioribulose 1-phosphate dehydratase, translating into MSFHAISLEEKQSALDELRKAKEQFAARGWFPGTSGNLSIRVGEFSPDSFHFAVTSSGKDKSIHTPEDFLFVDAAGEPCEATKLKPSAETLIHAKIYRMTGCGAIFHVHTVFNNVLSELYGDQGYVPVQGIELIKGLGIWEENAAIEIPVLPNYADIAAIAKLVPDALKPEIPGILLRNHGIYVWGKNAFEAKRHLEAFEFIFEVEYRRLALK; encoded by the coding sequence ATGAGTTTCCATGCCATTTCTTTAGAAGAGAAGCAATCCGCCCTGGACGAGCTGCGTAAGGCCAAGGAGCAATTTGCCGCGCGAGGCTGGTTTCCGGGCACAAGCGGCAACCTGTCCATCCGCGTTGGGGAATTCTCTCCCGACTCGTTCCATTTCGCGGTAACGTCAAGTGGTAAAGACAAATCGATTCATACCCCGGAGGATTTCCTTTTCGTTGACGCTGCCGGCGAGCCCTGCGAGGCGACGAAGCTGAAGCCCAGCGCGGAGACGCTGATCCACGCCAAGATCTACCGCATGACCGGCTGCGGCGCGATCTTCCACGTGCACACCGTGTTCAATAACGTCCTGAGCGAGCTCTACGGCGATCAAGGTTATGTTCCCGTGCAGGGAATCGAACTGATTAAGGGGCTGGGCATCTGGGAGGAAAATGCGGCCATCGAAATTCCGGTGCTCCCGAACTACGCCGACATTGCTGCGATTGCCAAGCTTGTTCCCGATGCCCTGAAGCCGGAAATCCCCGGCATACTGCTGCGCAACCACGGGATTTACGTTTGGGGCAAAAATGCCTTCGAAGCGAAGCGGCATTTAGAAGCGTTCGAGTTTATATTCGAGGTTGAATATCGCAGACTTGCTTTAAAATAA
- a CDS encoding undecaprenyl-diphosphate phosphatase, with the protein MLFLDIIKAIILGLVEGVTEFAPVSSTGHMIIVDDMWLKTEQILSSKYAANTFKVVIQLGSILAVLVVFKDRILNLLGLSRFSNQAVTAGGPRLKLGQVIVGLIPAGILGVLFEDYIDEYLFSTSTVLIGLVLGAILMIAADKFGPKEPKIQTVDQMTYGHALVVGLIQCLSIWPGFSRSGSTISGGVLAGMSHRAAADFTFIMAVPIMCGASAISLYKNWEYMTLDALPFFIAGFISAFIFALLSIRFFLKLINRIKLMPFAIYRILLAVVIWIVFF; encoded by the coding sequence ATGTTATTTTTGGATATTATTAAAGCCATCATTCTGGGATTGGTAGAAGGTGTCACTGAATTTGCGCCGGTCTCCTCGACGGGACATATGATTATCGTAGATGATATGTGGCTGAAAACGGAGCAGATATTGTCCTCCAAATATGCCGCCAATACGTTTAAGGTCGTGATCCAGCTTGGATCGATTTTGGCGGTCTTGGTTGTATTCAAGGATCGGATCCTCAATTTGCTTGGCTTGTCGCGCTTCAGCAATCAGGCCGTAACCGCAGGCGGGCCGCGGTTGAAGCTGGGGCAGGTTATCGTCGGGTTGATCCCGGCCGGGATCTTGGGCGTGCTGTTTGAGGATTATATCGATGAGTATTTGTTCTCTACGTCCACGGTATTGATTGGACTTGTGCTGGGAGCGATCCTGATGATTGCTGCCGATAAATTCGGCCCGAAGGAGCCGAAGATTCAAACGGTAGATCAAATGACGTATGGACATGCCTTAGTCGTTGGCTTGATCCAGTGTTTGTCGATTTGGCCAGGCTTCTCCCGCTCTGGCTCCACGATTTCCGGAGGGGTACTGGCGGGAATGAGCCACCGCGCGGCGGCGGATTTCACGTTTATTATGGCTGTTCCGATCATGTGCGGGGCAAGCGCGATCTCTCTATACAAGAACTGGGAGTATATGACGCTTGATGCGCTGCCGTTCTTCATCGCCGGTTTCATTAGCGCCTTCATTTTTGCTCTGTTGTCGATCCGATTCTTCCTGAAGCTGATCAACCGCATTAAGCTGATGCCGTTTGCCATTTACCGGATATTGCTCGCTGTTGTCATTTGGATCGTATTTTTCTAA
- a CDS encoding DedA family protein gives MENWITEFMEQFGYIGIFLLIALENVFPPIPSEVILTFGGFMTTYSDLTMTGVIIAATLGSVLGAVILYGAGYMLNVDRLEAIIDKWGKYLRLKKEDVRKADAWFDKYGYWTVLFCRMIPLIRSLISIPAGMAKMKFGLFLLYTTVGTLIWNVILVSVGAAVGSSWEKIVAFMDVYSNIAYGIIGAGLIVFFIWFMRRRKRAS, from the coding sequence ATGGAAAACTGGATTACTGAATTTATGGAGCAGTTCGGGTACATAGGGATATTTTTGCTCATTGCGCTCGAGAATGTTTTCCCGCCGATTCCTTCCGAGGTGATTCTGACGTTTGGCGGTTTTATGACGACGTATTCGGATCTGACGATGACCGGTGTTATCATTGCTGCTACGCTAGGTTCTGTGCTTGGAGCTGTTATTCTGTACGGCGCAGGCTATATGCTGAATGTCGATCGCCTGGAAGCGATCATCGACAAGTGGGGAAAGTATCTAAGGCTCAAAAAGGAGGATGTTCGCAAAGCGGACGCCTGGTTTGATAAATATGGCTACTGGACGGTCCTGTTCTGCCGGATGATTCCCCTCATTCGCAGCCTGATCTCTATTCCGGCTGGCATGGCTAAGATGAAATTCGGCTTGTTTCTCCTCTATACCACCGTCGGGACGCTGATATGGAACGTGATTCTGGTGTCCGTAGGCGCTGCGGTAGGCAGCTCCTGGGAGAAGATCGTCGCGTTCATGGACGTTTATTCCAACATTGCTTATGGGATCATAGGCGCGGGACTGATTGTCTTTTTCATTTGGTTCATGCGCAGACGGAAGAGGGCTTCTTGA